From the Anaerolineales bacterium genome, one window contains:
- the fusA gene encoding elongation factor G: MPATYPLEKFRNIGIIAHIDAGKTTTTERILFYTGKTHRLGSVDEGNTVTDWMEQERERGITIVSAAVTAEWKEHLINVIDTPGHIDFTAEVQRSLRVLDGGVVVFDAVQGVEPQSETVWRQADRYGVPRICFINKMDRIGASFERSLESIRVRLGANPIAMQLPIGAESSFQGIIDLLEQKAIIWEEETGAKPVVGDIPADLQAQAKEWRERMVEGIAETDDSLTHKYLEGQEISIAELKAALRKAVIEGRANAVFCGSSLKNRGVQPVLDAVIDYLPSPLDIPAVEGIDPRSEETVERHPKNEEPLSALVFKIVADPFVGRLAYFRVYSGKIVKGGSVYNSSKKNRERIGRLIRMYADRREEIEEVVAGDIGAVIGLKNSFTGDTLCDETKQIILENISFPEPVISIAVEPKTNADQDKMAEALHRLAEEDPTFRVQTDAETGQTVISGMGELHLDILVDRMMREFKVAATVGRPRVAYRETITRPVEKAEMRYVKQSGGRGQYGHAILKMEPSEPGSGISFENKIVGGAIPKEYIPAIEKGVREASEAGVVGGYPVTDIAVTLYDGSFHEVDSNEMAFKMAGSMAFKEGMRIGKAVLMEPVMKVEVTIPEEYLGDIVGQLSARRGEIQGMEPRQGGVQSVRAMVPLAEMFGYATELRSATQGRGAFTMEFDHYSQVSANLAEELIQAN, from the coding sequence ATGCCCGCTACTTATCCGCTTGAGAAATTTAGAAACATAGGCATTATTGCCCATATTGACGCCGGTAAGACGACCACTACCGAGCGTATCTTGTTCTACACCGGCAAGACGCACCGCCTGGGTTCGGTGGACGAAGGCAACACCGTCACCGACTGGATGGAGCAGGAACGCGAGCGCGGCATCACCATCGTGTCTGCGGCGGTGACTGCCGAGTGGAAAGAACACCTGATCAATGTGATCGACACCCCGGGCCACATCGACTTCACCGCCGAAGTGCAGCGCTCCTTGCGCGTGCTGGACGGCGGTGTGGTGGTTTTTGACGCCGTGCAAGGCGTGGAGCCGCAGAGTGAAACTGTGTGGCGCCAGGCTGACCGCTACGGTGTACCGCGCATCTGCTTCATTAATAAGATGGACCGCATCGGCGCTTCTTTTGAGCGCAGCCTGGAGAGCATCCGTGTGCGCCTGGGCGCCAACCCGATCGCGATGCAGCTGCCGATCGGCGCCGAGTCCAGCTTCCAGGGCATTATCGACCTGTTGGAGCAGAAGGCGATCATTTGGGAAGAAGAGACCGGCGCCAAGCCGGTGGTCGGCGATATTCCGGCTGACCTGCAGGCCCAGGCCAAGGAATGGCGCGAGCGCATGGTGGAAGGCATTGCCGAAACCGATGACTCTCTGACGCACAAGTATCTGGAAGGCCAGGAGATCAGCATTGCTGAACTGAAGGCTGCACTGCGCAAGGCTGTGATCGAAGGCAGGGCCAATGCTGTGTTCTGCGGCTCTTCTTTGAAGAACCGCGGCGTGCAGCCCGTGCTGGACGCGGTGATCGATTACCTGCCGTCCCCGCTGGACATTCCGGCAGTGGAAGGCATTGACCCGCGCAGCGAAGAGACGGTTGAGCGCCACCCCAAGAACGAAGAGCCGCTGAGCGCTTTGGTCTTCAAGATCGTGGCTGACCCGTTCGTGGGCCGCCTGGCCTATTTCCGGGTGTACTCCGGCAAGATCGTCAAGGGCGGCTCTGTCTACAACTCCTCGAAGAAGAACCGCGAGCGCATTGGCCGTTTGATCCGTATGTATGCCGACCGCCGTGAAGAGATCGAAGAAGTGGTGGCGGGCGACATTGGTGCGGTGATCGGTTTGAAGAACTCCTTCACCGGTGACACACTGTGCGATGAAACCAAGCAGATCATTCTGGAAAACATCAGCTTCCCTGAGCCGGTGATCTCGATTGCGGTGGAACCCAAGACCAACGCCGACCAGGACAAGATGGCCGAAGCGCTGCATCGCCTGGCCGAGGAAGACCCCACCTTCCGCGTGCAGACCGATGCGGAGACCGGCCAAACCGTGATCTCCGGTATGGGTGAGCTGCACCTGGATATTCTGGTGGACCGCATGATGCGTGAGTTCAAGGTGGCTGCGACGGTGGGACGCCCGCGGGTGGCTTACCGTGAAACCATCACGCGTCCGGTGGAAAAAGCCGAAATGCGTTACGTCAAGCAGTCCGGCGGCCGCGGCCAGTATGGCCACGCCATTTTGAAAATGGAACCCAGCGAACCGGGCAGCGGCATCAGCTTTGAGAACAAAATTGTCGGGGGCGCTATTCCCAAGGAATACATCCCGGCAATCGAGAAGGGTGTGCGCGAGGCCTCTGAGGCCGGCGTGGTGGGCGGTTACCCGGTCACGGACATCGCCGTAACCCTTTATGACGGCTCCTTCCATGAAGTCGACTCGAATGAAATGGCCTTCAAGATGGCCGGTTCGATGGCCTTCAAGGAAGGTATGCGTATCGGCAAGGCGGTTCTGATGGAGCCGGTTATGAAAGTTGAAGTGACCATTCCTGAGGAGTACCTTGGCGATATCGTAGGCCAGTTGAGCGCCCGCCGCGGCGAGATCCAGGGTATGGAACCTCGCCAGGGTGGTGTGCAGTCTGTGCGTGCCATGGTGCCGCTGGCTGAAATGTTCGGTTACGCCACCGAGTTGCGCTCTGCTACGCAGGGCCGCGGTGCGTTTACGATGGAATTTGATCACTACTCTCAAGTCTCGGCCAACTTGGCTGAGGAACTCATTCAGGCCAACTAG
- a CDS encoding NAD(P)-dependent oxidoreductase: MPNKPILGFIGLGLMGKPMAAHLLKAGFPLWVHNRSQAAVDELVALGATAAGSPAELAAAVDIVFTCLPDSPDVEQVVLGPDGIAGGAGPGLIVVDHSTIKPATARHLAAALAERGLGWLDAPVSGGQLGAEQGTLTVMVGGEADALERARPALEAFSKAITHIGAAGAGQVAKCCNQIMVAAQMTALAELLIFARKADVDPAKVVQAIRGGAAACWTLDNKPERLFAGNRQPGFKAYMQAKDMGIVMDSAAEFGMPLPASEVATQLYDQMLEMGLGDLDNSALVGVLEKMAGVQLLADSD; encoded by the coding sequence ATGCCAAACAAACCAATCCTCGGCTTCATCGGCCTCGGCCTGATGGGCAAACCCATGGCCGCTCATCTGCTCAAGGCCGGCTTCCCGTTATGGGTGCACAACCGCAGCCAGGCCGCCGTGGACGAGCTGGTCGCGCTGGGCGCCACTGCGGCCGGCAGCCCGGCTGAGCTGGCGGCCGCAGTCGACATCGTCTTCACCTGCCTGCCAGACTCGCCAGACGTGGAACAGGTCGTCCTCGGCCCGGACGGTATCGCCGGCGGCGCCGGGCCTGGCCTCATCGTCGTAGACCACTCCACCATCAAGCCAGCCACCGCCCGCCACTTAGCGGCGGCCCTGGCCGAACGCGGCCTGGGCTGGCTGGACGCTCCCGTCAGCGGCGGCCAGCTCGGCGCCGAACAAGGCACCCTGACCGTCATGGTCGGCGGAGAGGCGGACGCGCTGGAACGTGCCCGCCCGGCCCTCGAAGCCTTTTCCAAGGCCATCACCCACATCGGCGCCGCCGGCGCCGGCCAGGTGGCCAAATGCTGCAACCAGATCATGGTCGCCGCCCAAATGACCGCCCTGGCCGAGCTGCTCATCTTCGCCCGCAAGGCCGATGTCGATCCTGCCAAGGTGGTCCAGGCCATCCGCGGCGGCGCCGCCGCCTGCTGGACGCTGGACAACAAACCCGAGCGCCTCTTCGCCGGCAACCGCCAGCCAGGCTTCAAAGCCTATATGCAGGCCAAGGACATGGGCATCGTCATGGACAGCGCCGCCGAATTCGGCATGCCGCTGCCCGCTAGCGAAGTAGCCACCCAGCTCTACGATCAGATGCTGGAAATGGGCCTGGGTGACCTGGACAACTCCGCCCTGGTCGGCGTGCTGGAAAAGATGGCCGGAGTGCAGCTATTAGCGGATAGCGATTAG
- the rpsL gene encoding 30S ribosomal protein S12, whose translation MPTINQLVRKGRKTKRAKTKAPALQYVFNTHTQRRIRLPKGSPQKRGVCTVVRTMTPKKPNSALRKIARVRLSNGMEVSAYIPGEGHTLQEHSVVLVRGGRVKDLPGVRYHIVRGTLDTTGVNDRKQARSKYGSKRPKA comes from the coding sequence GTGCCGACGATTAACCAGCTGGTCCGCAAGGGCCGCAAAACAAAACGGGCAAAGACCAAAGCGCCGGCTTTGCAGTATGTGTTCAACACGCATACGCAGCGCCGCATTCGCCTGCCTAAGGGTTCCCCGCAGAAGCGCGGCGTGTGCACGGTTGTGCGTACGATGACCCCCAAGAAGCCGAACTCTGCTTTGCGGAAGATCGCCCGTGTGCGCCTGAGCAACGGCATGGAAGTTAGCGCTTACATTCCCGGCGAGGGTCATACGCTGCAAGAGCACTCGGTGGTGCTGGTGCGCGGCGGCCGTGTGAAGGACCTGCCCGGTGTGCGTTACCACATCGTGCGCGGCACCCTGGATACCACCGGGGTGAATGACCGCAAGCAGGCGCGTTCCAAGTACGGAAGCAAACGGCCCAAGGCCTAG
- a CDS encoding DNA-directed RNA polymerase subunit beta, whose amino-acid sequence MAQALPTKTYSRMSTELTLPDLIEVQLSSFQRLKDEGLGDLFHEISPIESYNKGMKLFFPSRSPESKQWDLKFWFEDPKHSIEECIERDLTYARQLYISVLLAGPDVPEPIKQDIFLGDFPEMTEKGTFIINGTERVVVSQLIRSPGVYFEAPLDRATNRPLATAKLIPDRGAWMEFETRKTDYLTLKFNRKRTVPITILLRALAAVDDGVKDNPLKVGSDEEILALFSDIDTNPDRSFIQSTLDQEPEWDTNNGKISVAQAALIEFFKRMRPGDPATLDNATEFLQTQLFDQRHYDLERVGRYKLNQKLDQKERIPLAHRTVTKWDLINLARRMILINNQKQFADDIDHLGNRRLKTVGELIQNKLRVGMRRMERVIKERMSIRDQEQLSPITLINIRPVVAALREFYGSSQLSQFMDQTNPLSELRHKRRVSALGPGGLRRERAGFDVRDVHHSHYGRICPIETPEGPNIGLIGNLASFARVNDYGFVETPYRKVVKALGPKDKSLVGRKLREDLVDPKNDKVIAKAETRIDEKLAKEIAKLDVEEVPITPYVTDSSIFLSADEEDRYYIAQANAPLNEYGEFIRSRLSCRHHSAFMFTNPEDIDYMDIAPHQLVGISAALIPFLEHDDANRALMGSNMMSQAVPLLIPEVPLVSTGMEGHAAKDSGQVILAEEDGEVISVSGEDIVLRGKSRKEYTYRLRKYQRSNQSTCIDQRPAVVKGQKVKKGDVVADSSSTVEGNLALGQNAVVAFLSWEGGNFEDAILISEKMVQEDRFTSIHIEKYEVEARDTKLGAEEITRDIPNVGEEAVKDLDEFGIVRIGAEVGPNDILVGKITPKGEKELTPEERLLRAIFGEKSRDVKDTSLRMPHGERGKVVDVQVFSREDNIELSAGVEKMVRVSVAQRRKITAGDKMSGRHGNKGVVSKVVPVEDMPFLEDGTPVDVILNPLGVPGRMNIGQILETHLGWAAKRLGFRSVVPVFDGASEEEIEAELARAWLVDQAWREAGERSWTWLAEQNGNLDPEALEDENEVRNLYLEQWLGPKKYDVSKLAQDETYARHSVAREWLVEEGYNPDEILVFEQADLQLDVRRERGTKAVVACARLWLDRMGRPAGNAGEEKLRELADAYTLETAKPAPYLGKQLLRDGKSGQAYDQPVTVGIMTLLKLHHLVEDKVHARSTGPYSLVTQQPLGGKAQFGGQRFGEMEVWALEAYGASYTLQEMLTVKSDDVIGRVKTYEAIVKGEPIEEPGIPASFRVLVKELQSLGLSVEAETDEGVIKFGKEEQRTRPPRLGTGLLGLGDDLKANP is encoded by the coding sequence ATGGCGCAAGCTCTTCCCACCAAAACCTATTCCCGCATGTCGACTGAACTCACGCTGCCGGACCTGATCGAAGTCCAGCTCAGCTCTTTCCAGCGCCTTAAGGACGAAGGCCTGGGAGATCTCTTCCATGAAATTTCGCCCATCGAATCTTACAACAAGGGCATGAAGCTGTTCTTCCCGAGCCGCAGCCCTGAGTCCAAGCAGTGGGACTTGAAGTTTTGGTTTGAGGATCCGAAGCACTCGATCGAAGAGTGCATTGAACGCGACCTGACCTATGCCCGCCAACTGTACATCTCTGTGCTGCTGGCCGGGCCGGATGTGCCAGAGCCGATCAAGCAGGACATCTTCCTGGGTGACTTCCCCGAGATGACGGAGAAGGGCACCTTCATTATTAACGGCACGGAGCGTGTAGTGGTCTCGCAGCTGATCCGCTCGCCGGGCGTGTATTTCGAAGCGCCGCTGGACCGCGCCACCAACCGCCCGCTGGCGACTGCCAAGCTAATCCCCGACCGGGGCGCTTGGATGGAGTTCGAGACACGCAAGACCGACTACCTGACGCTGAAGTTCAACCGCAAGCGCACGGTGCCGATCACGATCTTGCTGCGCGCGCTGGCAGCCGTCGATGATGGCGTCAAGGACAACCCGCTGAAAGTGGGCTCGGATGAAGAGATCCTGGCTCTGTTCAGCGATATTGACACCAACCCGGACCGCTCCTTTATCCAGTCGACGCTGGACCAGGAACCCGAGTGGGATACCAACAACGGCAAGATCAGCGTGGCCCAGGCGGCGCTGATCGAGTTCTTCAAGCGCATGCGCCCGGGCGACCCGGCCACGCTGGACAACGCTACCGAGTTTCTGCAAACCCAGCTGTTTGACCAGCGTCACTATGACCTGGAGCGGGTGGGGCGTTACAAACTGAACCAGAAGCTGGACCAGAAAGAGCGCATTCCCCTGGCGCACCGCACGGTGACCAAGTGGGATTTGATCAACCTGGCCCGCCGCATGATCCTGATCAACAATCAGAAGCAGTTCGCTGATGACATTGACCACTTGGGCAACCGCCGTCTGAAGACGGTGGGCGAGCTGATCCAGAACAAGCTGCGGGTGGGTATGCGCCGCATGGAACGTGTGATCAAAGAACGTATGTCGATCCGTGACCAGGAGCAGCTCTCGCCGATCACGCTGATCAACATTCGGCCGGTGGTGGCTGCGCTGCGAGAGTTCTATGGCTCCAGCCAGCTGTCGCAATTCATGGACCAGACCAACCCGCTCTCCGAGCTGCGCCACAAGCGGCGTGTTTCGGCGCTGGGCCCGGGCGGTCTGCGCCGTGAGCGCGCCGGCTTCGATGTGCGTGACGTGCACCATTCGCACTACGGCCGTATCTGCCCGATCGAGACGCCGGAAGGCCCGAACATCGGCCTGATCGGCAACCTGGCCTCCTTTGCGCGGGTGAACGACTATGGTTTCGTCGAGACGCCGTACCGCAAGGTGGTCAAGGCGCTGGGTCCCAAGGACAAGAGCTTGGTGGGCCGCAAGCTGCGTGAAGACCTGGTGGATCCCAAGAATGACAAAGTGATCGCCAAGGCGGAAACGCGTATTGATGAGAAACTGGCCAAAGAGATTGCCAAGCTGGATGTAGAAGAAGTGCCGATCACTCCGTATGTGACCGACTCTTCCATCTTCTTGTCCGCCGATGAAGAAGACCGTTACTACATCGCGCAGGCCAATGCGCCCTTGAACGAATATGGTGAATTCATTCGTTCACGCCTGTCCTGCCGCCATCACTCGGCCTTTATGTTCACCAACCCGGAAGATATTGATTACATGGATATCGCCCCGCACCAGTTGGTGGGCATCAGCGCGGCGCTGATCCCGTTCCTGGAGCATGACGACGCCAACCGCGCCCTGATGGGTTCGAACATGATGTCGCAGGCCGTGCCGCTGCTGATCCCGGAAGTGCCGCTGGTTTCGACTGGCATGGAAGGCCACGCCGCCAAGGACTCCGGCCAGGTGATCCTGGCGGAAGAAGATGGCGAAGTGATCTCAGTCAGCGGCGAGGACATTGTGCTGCGCGGCAAGAGCCGCAAGGAATACACCTACCGCCTGCGTAAATACCAACGCTCCAACCAGAGCACCTGTATTGACCAGCGCCCGGCCGTGGTGAAGGGCCAGAAGGTCAAGAAGGGCGATGTGGTGGCCGATTCCTCCTCCACGGTGGAAGGCAACCTGGCTTTGGGCCAAAATGCAGTAGTGGCCTTCCTCTCCTGGGAAGGCGGCAACTTTGAAGATGCCATCTTGATCTCTGAGAAGATGGTGCAGGAAGATCGCTTCACTTCCATTCATATTGAAAAATATGAAGTGGAAGCCCGCGACACGAAACTAGGCGCCGAAGAGATCACGCGTGACATCCCCAACGTGGGCGAAGAAGCCGTCAAGGATCTGGATGAGTTCGGCATCGTGCGCATCGGCGCCGAGGTTGGCCCCAACGACATCCTGGTGGGCAAGATCACGCCCAAGGGTGAGAAGGAACTCACGCCCGAAGAGCGCCTGTTGCGCGCCATCTTCGGCGAGAAATCACGTGACGTTAAAGACACCTCGCTGCGTATGCCGCACGGTGAGCGCGGCAAGGTGGTGGACGTACAGGTCTTCTCCCGCGAGGACAACATTGAGTTGTCTGCCGGCGTAGAGAAGATGGTGCGCGTCTCCGTGGCCCAGCGCCGCAAGATCACCGCCGGCGACAAGATGTCTGGCCGCCACGGCAACAAGGGTGTGGTGTCCAAGGTGGTGCCGGTGGAGGATATGCCCTTCCTGGAAGACGGCACCCCGGTGGACGTGATCCTCAACCCGCTGGGCGTCCCCGGCCGTATGAACATCGGCCAGATCCTGGAAACCCACCTGGGTTGGGCGGCCAAGCGGCTCGGCTTCCGCTCGGTGGTGCCGGTGTTTGACGGCGCCAGCGAAGAGGAGATCGAAGCCGAACTGGCGCGTGCCTGGCTGGTGGACCAAGCCTGGCGTGAAGCCGGCGAACGTTCCTGGACCTGGTTGGCCGAACAGAACGGCAACCTGGACCCGGAAGCGCTGGAAGATGAAAATGAGGTACGCAACCTGTACCTGGAGCAATGGTTAGGCCCCAAGAAGTACGATGTGTCCAAGTTGGCCCAGGATGAAACCTATGCGCGCCACTCTGTGGCACGTGAATGGCTGGTCGAAGAGGGTTACAACCCGGATGAGATCCTGGTGTTTGAGCAGGCCGACCTGCAGCTGGACGTGCGCCGTGAGCGCGGCACCAAAGCTGTGGTGGCCTGCGCCCGCCTGTGGCTGGATCGCATGGGCCGCCCGGCGGGCAACGCCGGCGAAGAGAAGCTGCGCGAGCTGGCGGACGCCTACACGCTGGAAACCGCCAAGCCGGCCCCGTACCTGGGCAAGCAGCTACTGCGCGACGGCAAGAGCGGCCAAGCGTATGACCAACCGGTGACGGTGGGCATCATGACCCTGTTGAAGCTGCATCACTTGGTGGAAGACAAGGTGCATGCCCGCTCGACTGGCCCGTACAGCCTGGTGACCCAGCAGCCGCTGGGCGGCAAGGCGCAGTTCGGCGGCCAGCGCTTCGGTGAGATGGAAGTGTGGGCGCTGGAAGCCTATGGCGCCTCTTACACTTTGCAGGAAATGCTGACGGTCAAGTCCGACGACGTGATCGGCCGGGTGAAGACTTACGAGGCGATCGTCAAGGGCGAACCCATCGAAGAGCCGGGCATCCCGGCTTCCTTCCGGGTGCTGGTGAAGGAATTGCAGAGCCTGGGCCTGTCTGTGGAGGCTGAAACCGACGAAGGCGTGATCAAGTTCGGCAAGGAAGAGCAGCGCACACGCCCGCCGCGGCTGGGTACCGGCCTGCTGGGCCTGGGTGATGACCTTAAGGCCAATCCTTGA
- the rpsG gene encoding 30S ribosomal protein S7 encodes MARRQKPEKRIIAPDARFSSVEVQMFINRVMRGGKKSTAARQVYGALDLIEKQKKQNPMEVFSTAFKNVGPQMEVRPRRVGGATYQVPMEVNPERQFALASRWIIASARGRGGKSFSEKLAAELSEAAAGQGASVRKKDETHKMAEANRAFSHYRV; translated from the coding sequence ATGGCACGCAGACAGAAACCCGAGAAGCGCATTATTGCTCCTGACGCTCGTTTCAGCAGCGTTGAGGTGCAGATGTTCATTAATCGCGTCATGCGCGGCGGCAAGAAGAGCACCGCCGCCCGCCAGGTATATGGCGCCCTGGACCTGATCGAGAAGCAGAAGAAGCAAAACCCGATGGAAGTGTTCAGCACCGCCTTCAAGAACGTAGGCCCGCAGATGGAAGTGCGTCCGCGGCGCGTAGGCGGCGCCACCTACCAAGTGCCGATGGAAGTGAACCCGGAGCGCCAGTTCGCCCTGGCTTCGCGCTGGATCATTGCTTCGGCGCGCGGGCGTGGCGGCAAGTCCTTTTCCGAGAAATTGGCTGCTGAGCTGAGCGAAGCGGCCGCCGGGCAGGGCGCTTCTGTTCGCAAAAAAGACGAAACCCACAAGATGGCAGAGGCCAACCGCGCCTTCTCCCATTATCGTGTTTAG